One Solanum pennellii chromosome 10, SPENNV200 genomic region harbors:
- the LOC107032160 gene encoding 3-oxo-Delta(4,5)-steroid 5-beta-reductase-like, with protein sequence MSWWWSGAIGAAKKKIDEDENFQSVALIIGVTGIVGNSLAEILPCADTPGGPWKVYGVARRPRPPWNVNDPIEYIQCDISDREETQSRLTLLTDITHVFYVTWANRPTEVENCEINGKMLQNVLDAIIPNCPNLCHICLQTGLKHYHGSFELFGKIAHDTPYHEGLPRLPVPNFYYTLEDILFEEVKKKEGLTWSIHRPGLIFGFSPYSMMNIIGTLCVYAAICKHEGLPLRFPGSKCGWDGYSICSDADLIAEQHIWASVDPNAKNEAFNISNGDVFHWKHLWKVLGEEFEVEIEEFDENKRWRLEEMMKDKGKIWDEIVEENGLVKSKLEEIGGWWFVDLVLNEECPLDTMNKSKEHGFLGFRNSKNAFISWIYKIKASKIVP encoded by the coding sequence aaaaaaattgatgaagatgaaaattttcaaagtgTCGCTCTAATCATCGGAGTCACTGGCATCGTCGGTAATAGTCTCGCCGAGATCCTCCCTTGTGCCGATACTCCTGGCGGTCCTTGGAAGGTCTACGGCGTTGCACGCCGCCCTAGACCACCGTGGAATGTCAACGATCCGATTGAGTATATCCAATGTGACATATCGGATCGAGAAGAAACCCAATCTAGACTCACTCTTCTCACTGATATCACTCACGTTTTCTATGTTACTTGGGCGAATCGGCCAACAGAGGTTGAAAACTGTGAAATCAATGgaaaaatgttacaaaatgtGCTCGATGCGATTATCCCCAATTGCCCCAATTTGTGTCATATCTGTTTGCAAACGGGTCTAAAACACTATCATGGTTCATTTGAATTGTTTGGAAAAATAGCACATGATACCCCATATCACGAGGGTTTGCCCCGTTTACCCGTACCCAATTTCTATTACACCCTGGAGGATATCTTGTTCGAggaggtgaagaaaaaagaaggaTTAACATGGTCAATTCATAGACCTGGGTTGATTTTTGGATTTTCACCGTATAGTATGATGAACATTATTGGAACTCTTTGTGTTTATGCAGCTATATGTAAACACGAGGGGTTGCCGTTGAGATTTCCAGGCTCTAAATGTGGGTGGGATGGTTATTCGATTTGTTCAGATGCAGATTTAATTGCGGAGCAGCATATATGGGCATCAGTGGATCCAAACGCGAAGAATGAGGCGTTTAATATAAGCAATGGGGATGTGTTCCACTGGAAGCATTTGTGGAAAGTTTTAGGTGAGGAGTTTGAAGTGGAAATTGaagaatttgatgaaaataagaGATGGAGACTTGAGGAGATGATGAAGGATAAAGGAAAAATTTGGGATGAGATTGTGGAGGAGAATGGATTGGTAAAAAGTAAATTGGAGGAGATTGGAGGTTGGTGGTTTGTTGATCTTGTTCTCAATGAAGAGTGTCCATTGGATACTATGAATAAGAGCAAGGAACATGGTTTTTTGGGTTTTAGAAACTCCAAAAATGCCTTCATTTCATGGATTTATAAGATCAAAGCTTCCAAAATTGTTCCTTAG